The following are encoded together in the Deltaproteobacteria bacterium genome:
- a CDS encoding AI-2E family transporter translates to MSQDTTTHPLDRMIRGATTLAMVAAVFYLVAYVADVLVPLALGILLAYLLDPAVAWVQSGVKKRNLAVFITVSGALLLLTLLAWVLVPMISGEFKNLMVMVREALEPGSTFRAGLRERIPVDVFILVEQVLRSEEVQSFVKESNELRSAGIHVMRKLVPGLWGILSGAFSVVGLVIQALLVFVYLIFILVDFRKFQESWRDFLPPQWRVGIVDFLSEFNDAMSVYFRGQFLVASTVGVVFAIGFSIVGIKMAILMGLMIGLLNMVPYLQLVGVVPALILAVVTAVEQGSGVQGYLIGVGVVFLVAQILQDVVITPRIMGEATGLRPVVILFCVFFWGKLLGFLGVLLAIPLTCLGLAHYRRLLKAQAAEMQAKV, encoded by the coding sequence ATGAGTCAAGATACCACCACCCACCCTTTGGATAGAATGATTCGTGGAGCTACCACATTGGCAATGGTGGCCGCGGTATTTTATCTGGTCGCCTATGTGGCAGATGTTCTGGTTCCCTTGGCGCTGGGGATACTATTGGCTTATCTCTTGGACCCGGCCGTGGCATGGGTGCAGTCGGGTGTTAAGAAGCGCAATCTGGCAGTTTTTATAACGGTAAGCGGAGCTTTACTCCTCTTAACGTTGCTGGCCTGGGTTCTTGTGCCCATGATTTCTGGAGAGTTCAAAAATCTAATGGTGATGGTGCGTGAAGCATTGGAGCCAGGTTCAACTTTTCGTGCCGGTCTTCGAGAGCGTATCCCAGTCGATGTTTTCATTTTAGTTGAGCAGGTGCTGCGCAGCGAAGAAGTTCAAAGCTTTGTTAAAGAGAGCAATGAGCTTCGCTCGGCCGGTATTCATGTGATGCGCAAGCTTGTACCCGGTCTTTGGGGGATCTTATCGGGCGCATTTTCAGTGGTGGGCTTGGTGATTCAAGCCTTGCTGGTCTTTGTGTATCTGATTTTTATATTGGTCGACTTTAGGAAGTTCCAAGAATCTTGGCGCGATTTTTTACCGCCGCAGTGGCGCGTGGGGATTGTGGATTTTCTAAGTGAGTTCAACGATGCGATGTCGGTCTATTTTCGCGGCCAATTCTTAGTTGCCTCAACAGTCGGTGTCGTGTTTGCGATTGGTTTCTCGATTGTCGGCATCAAAATGGCAATTCTGATGGGCCTAATGATTGGGCTTTTAAATATGGTGCCCTATCTGCAGTTGGTGGGCGTCGTGCCGGCCCTTATTCTTGCTGTGGTCACAGCAGTAGAGCAGGGCAGCGGCGTACAAGGTTACTTAATTGGCGTAGGTGTTGTCTTTTTGGTGGCACAGATTCTTCAAGATGTTGTCATCACGCCGCGTATCATGGGAGAGGCTACGGGACTTCGTCCTGTTGTTATCCTCTTTTGTGTGTTCTTTTGGGGTAAGTTACTTGGGTTTTTGGGTGTTTTGTTGGCTATCCCATTAACGTGTTTGGGACTGGCCCATTACCGCCGTCTTCTTAAGGCGCAAGCTGCAGAGATGCAGGCAAAGGTATAG
- the rnr gene encoding ribonuclease R translates to MARKSRSNRPNRSGKRKSSSDAKKRHPNRRQHRKQSDVEQPRLKGSIQLSGDGSGRLIPEKKDADYVFLHPEEVAGLHTGDVVTAELHVGRRGKVKGRIVEVHEHANDALVVGIVHENRRGLFVVPRGGGIPIVLEDSSELEVETAVIVRLTERGDDTKVARGELEEVLGDPDHEMVAIQAAILATGLPNEFPAAVLKEADSKPDVDPKKVLDGLRKDLREVTHVTIDGADARDFDDAVAAEEQKNGTRIWVSIADVASYVQPGSALDDEAQNRATSVYFPHMVLPMLPEQLSNGLCSLRPDELRLAMTCEFLVGTDGKPQDINIYPSLIKSAARLTYEQAQSVLDNTEEAADLPEHIRKLIVRLNRASGCIRKERQGRGCLELELPEAKVLVDEENRPVTIVRRDRIAAHKLIEDLMIAANESVASYLLVKSIPGMFRIHEPPKAEKLKPLKKWSKRLGIKFDWKRADEPATLGNFVAQLQEHDPAGVVQMLLLQSLPQARYSPENEGHFGLGSEAYLHFTSPIRRYPDLLVHRALWQMWKKKGPIEDLEDHARNTSSKERRAVSAERDVTQLMGCFIAKRHVGESMTVTVMGVHSVGAFVRANELFVEGLLPIESIGRFYNDYFECEQEEGMLRGQNGGHNVSMGDELEVVLAQVDPDLRRINFAMDEPEDGQKPAATPSLRAIQGRKPRLSLRQEQRNRAKKKGRGGAKKRGGKGKGGSK, encoded by the coding sequence ATGGCTCGTAAAAGTCGCTCAAATCGTCCGAACCGTTCCGGTAAGCGTAAGTCATCATCGGATGCCAAGAAGCGCCACCCGAACCGCCGTCAGCACCGTAAGCAGTCTGATGTTGAACAGCCGCGGCTTAAAGGAAGCATTCAGCTCAGCGGAGACGGCAGTGGCCGACTGATTCCCGAGAAAAAAGATGCTGACTATGTATTTTTGCATCCAGAAGAAGTGGCCGGATTGCATACCGGTGATGTCGTTACGGCGGAGCTTCATGTTGGACGAAGAGGAAAAGTAAAGGGACGCATTGTCGAAGTTCACGAGCATGCAAATGATGCTTTGGTTGTGGGCATCGTTCATGAAAACCGCCGTGGCCTCTTTGTTGTGCCACGAGGCGGCGGTATCCCTATTGTATTGGAAGACAGTTCTGAGCTTGAAGTTGAGACTGCTGTAATAGTGCGTCTTACTGAGCGTGGCGATGATACAAAAGTTGCCCGCGGTGAACTTGAAGAGGTACTGGGAGATCCCGATCACGAGATGGTGGCCATTCAAGCCGCAATTTTAGCCACAGGTTTACCCAATGAGTTTCCTGCAGCGGTTTTAAAAGAAGCCGATTCTAAGCCAGATGTTGACCCTAAGAAGGTTTTGGATGGTCTGCGTAAAGACCTGCGCGAAGTAACGCACGTAACGATTGACGGTGCCGATGCTCGCGACTTTGATGATGCGGTGGCGGCAGAAGAGCAGAAGAATGGAACGCGTATCTGGGTGTCGATTGCCGATGTAGCAAGCTATGTGCAACCAGGTTCGGCGCTTGATGATGAAGCGCAAAACCGCGCAACGAGCGTTTATTTTCCCCACATGGTGTTGCCGATGTTACCGGAGCAGCTCTCCAATGGTTTGTGCTCGCTGCGCCCTGACGAATTACGTTTGGCGATGACCTGTGAGTTTCTTGTGGGTACCGATGGTAAGCCCCAAGACATTAATATCTACCCATCATTGATTAAGAGCGCAGCGCGTCTGACCTATGAGCAGGCGCAATCGGTGCTCGATAATACGGAAGAAGCGGCCGATTTACCGGAGCACATCCGAAAGCTCATTGTTCGGTTGAACCGTGCCTCAGGTTGTATTCGTAAAGAGCGTCAGGGCAGAGGATGCCTGGAGCTTGAACTGCCGGAAGCCAAAGTTTTGGTTGATGAAGAGAACAGGCCGGTTACCATTGTGCGGCGCGACCGGATCGCTGCGCATAAGCTTATTGAAGATTTAATGATTGCAGCCAACGAATCGGTTGCTTCTTATCTCCTAGTAAAAAGCATCCCCGGCATGTTTCGAATTCACGAGCCACCGAAAGCGGAGAAGCTCAAGCCTTTGAAAAAGTGGTCCAAGCGGCTCGGTATTAAGTTTGATTGGAAGCGGGCAGACGAGCCTGCGACCCTAGGAAACTTTGTTGCTCAGCTTCAAGAACATGATCCCGCAGGCGTTGTGCAGATGCTTTTGCTGCAGTCGTTGCCGCAGGCGCGTTATTCACCAGAGAACGAAGGACACTTTGGCCTTGGTTCAGAAGCATATCTGCATTTCACATCACCGATCCGGCGTTATCCCGACTTATTGGTACACCGCGCACTTTGGCAGATGTGGAAAAAGAAAGGTCCCATCGAAGACCTCGAAGACCATGCTCGCAATACATCCTCCAAGGAACGGCGCGCTGTTTCTGCAGAGAGAGATGTAACGCAGCTGATGGGGTGTTTTATCGCAAAACGCCATGTCGGCGAGTCGATGACGGTGACGGTCATGGGCGTGCACTCCGTGGGTGCTTTTGTAAGGGCCAATGAACTCTTTGTAGAAGGACTTTTACCCATCGAGTCCATTGGGCGCTTTTACAATGATTACTTCGAATGCGAGCAAGAAGAGGGCATGTTGCGAGGCCAAAACGGTGGCCACAACGTGAGCATGGGTGACGAGCTTGAAGTGGTTCTCGCCCAGGTCGACCCCGATTTACGCCGCATTAACTTTGCGATGGACGAACCCGAAGACGGTCAAAAACCTGCCGCAACGCCAAGTCTGCGGGCGATTCAGGGACGTAAACCGCGATTGTCCTTACGGCAAGAGCAGCGAAATCGAGCGAAGAAAAAAGGCAGAGGTGGTGCGAAGAAGCGAGGAGGCAAAGGTAAAGGTGGGAGTAAGTAA
- a CDS encoding peptidase S16 has translation MELEQTPNLLPIFPLPGCLLLPRANMPLHIFEPRYRAMVTYALENSGMIGMVQPKNLRDPSEKPEIYETGCLGKISSFQETDDGRYFLVLTGVCRFNIEEELPTAQGGFRIVSPRFEEYLEDLCPPVPGFLDRVKLFEKLKAFAVSQEINISWEELRKAEDEELLNAVAMGAPFDPSDKQALLESSEIEKRASMLVAMLDVATHQSGEYETDWLQ, from the coding sequence TTGGAACTCGAACAGACCCCCAATCTCTTGCCGATCTTTCCCCTCCCGGGTTGCCTCTTGTTACCAAGAGCAAACATGCCTCTGCACATATTTGAACCACGTTACCGAGCCATGGTCACCTATGCACTGGAGAACTCGGGTATGATTGGGATGGTCCAACCCAAGAATCTTCGAGATCCCTCAGAGAAACCTGAAATTTACGAAACCGGTTGTCTCGGAAAAATTAGCTCCTTCCAGGAAACCGACGATGGACGTTACTTCCTCGTACTGACCGGGGTTTGTCGCTTTAACATCGAAGAAGAATTGCCTACGGCACAAGGGGGCTTTCGAATCGTATCGCCCCGGTTTGAAGAATACCTAGAAGACCTCTGCCCACCGGTACCGGGATTTTTAGATCGCGTTAAGCTTTTCGAAAAACTCAAAGCGTTTGCCGTCAGTCAGGAAATTAATATTAGCTGGGAAGAACTTCGCAAAGCTGAAGATGAAGAACTACTCAATGCAGTAGCAATGGGCGCGCCATTTGACCCAAGTGATAAGCAGGCTCTTTTAGAGTCGTCCGAAATTGAGAAGCGAGCAAGTATGCTGGTGGCTATGTTAGACGTAGCGACTCATCAAAGTGGTGAGTATGAAACGGATTGGCTCCAATAA
- a CDS encoding helix-turn-helix domain-containing protein: MDVRLFHTFSGFVKGIREQSTLSQRNFAKRLGVSSGYVGQWEMGISQPADEMIDKICAEFGIEDVEYIKRLAFAQRSPKWLQESIVHYRRTGEGPQTLKDVERKVLEQVRRLGEKDQQRLADRIVGWVEALTNH; the protein is encoded by the coding sequence ATGGATGTTCGACTCTTTCATACATTTTCTGGTTTCGTGAAGGGCATACGTGAGCAATCTACGCTTAGTCAGCGAAACTTCGCGAAAAGGCTGGGGGTTTCATCAGGGTATGTGGGGCAATGGGAAATGGGTATTTCCCAGCCTGCGGACGAAATGATCGACAAAATCTGCGCCGAGTTTGGAATTGAGGATGTGGAGTACATAAAACGACTCGCCTTTGCACAGCGTTCCCCGAAGTGGCTTCAAGAATCGATTGTACATTACCGGCGCACGGGTGAGGGGCCGCAAACTCTAAAAGATGTTGAGCGTAAGGTACTTGAGCAAGTACGTCGGCTTGGTGAAAAAGATCAGCAACGGTTGGCTGATCGAATCGTAGGCTGGGTAGAGGCCTTAACCAACCATTGA
- the tsf gene encoding translation elongation factor Ts — MAISAKQVQELRAKTGAGIMDCKKALGEANGDFDGAVETLRKSGLAASAKKAGRIASEGLVGSYIHGGGKIGVLVEINCETDFVGRNEDFQGFVRDVAMHVAAANPQYLNREAVPAELVAKEKEILAAQIADEGKPANVVEKIVEGRINKFFKEICLMDQPFIKEPKQSVTEVQNELVAKIGEKITIRRYVRFELGAGLEKRTEDFAAEVAKTAAGN, encoded by the coding sequence ATGGCAATTTCTGCAAAACAAGTTCAAGAACTACGCGCTAAAACTGGTGCTGGTATCATGGATTGTAAAAAAGCACTCGGCGAAGCAAACGGTGACTTCGACGGCGCTGTTGAAACACTTCGTAAGTCAGGCCTCGCTGCAAGCGCTAAGAAGGCTGGGCGCATCGCGTCTGAAGGACTCGTTGGAAGCTACATCCACGGTGGTGGTAAAATCGGTGTACTCGTTGAAATCAACTGCGAGACTGACTTCGTTGGACGTAACGAAGACTTCCAAGGTTTTGTTCGTGACGTTGCAATGCACGTTGCTGCTGCAAATCCACAGTACCTTAACCGTGAAGCAGTTCCTGCGGAGCTGGTAGCTAAGGAAAAAGAAATTCTAGCTGCTCAGATTGCTGACGAAGGCAAGCCTGCAAACGTTGTTGAGAAAATCGTTGAAGGACGTATCAACAAGTTCTTCAAAGAAATCTGCTTGATGGATCAACCGTTCATCAAGGAGCCTAAGCAAAGCGTAACAGAAGTTCAAAATGAACTCGTTGCTAAAATCGGTGAAAAAATCACTATCCGTCGCTATGTTCGTTTCGAACTGGGTGCGGGTCTTGAGAAGCGTACCGAAGACTTCGCTGCTGAAGTAGCAAAGACTGCTGCTGGCAACTAA
- the rpsB gene encoding 30S ribosomal protein S2 has protein sequence MPTLTMREMLEAGVHFGHQTNRWDPRMKPYIFGARNGVYIIDLQQTVPMFNKAASFLSAVTGRGEKVLFVGTKRQAQDVIHEHVGAAGQFFVAHRWLGGCLTNYRTVRASIDRLRNIEKMAEDGTFDKLTKKEVLKLTREQDKLEKTLGGIKDMAKLPGALFVIDVKKEHIAVAEAKKLGIPVVALVDTNCNPENVDYIIPGNDDAIRSIRIFIQAAAAACNEGAEYFQKSLTERESKAQASAKGAPAPGKPRQSAGKDGGPKVEVVGKPADAAPATEAPATEAPAAEAKPEAQA, from the coding sequence ATGCCTACACTCACTATGCGTGAAATGCTTGAAGCCGGTGTCCACTTTGGTCACCAAACCAACCGCTGGGATCCCCGCATGAAGCCTTACATCTTCGGTGCCCGCAATGGTGTTTACATCATCGACCTTCAGCAAACTGTTCCGATGTTCAACAAGGCTGCTAGCTTTCTTTCAGCAGTAACTGGCCGCGGCGAAAAAGTACTTTTCGTTGGAACCAAGCGTCAAGCACAAGATGTTATCCATGAGCACGTTGGTGCTGCTGGTCAATTCTTTGTAGCGCATCGCTGGCTTGGTGGATGTTTAACAAACTACCGAACAGTACGAGCAAGTATCGACCGCCTTCGCAACATTGAAAAAATGGCTGAAGACGGAACATTCGACAAGCTTACCAAAAAGGAAGTTCTGAAGCTGACGCGCGAGCAAGACAAGCTTGAGAAAACCCTCGGCGGTATTAAAGACATGGCTAAGCTTCCTGGTGCACTTTTCGTCATCGACGTTAAGAAAGAGCACATCGCGGTTGCTGAAGCTAAGAAGCTTGGTATCCCAGTTGTGGCTCTCGTAGACACCAACTGCAACCCAGAAAACGTAGATTACATCATCCCAGGTAACGATGATGCAATTCGCTCTATTCGCATTTTCATCCAAGCTGCTGCGGCTGCTTGTAATGAAGGCGCCGAGTACTTCCAGAAGTCTCTGACTGAGCGTGAGTCTAAGGCACAAGCCTCTGCTAAAGGCGCACCTGCTCCAGGCAAGCCACGCCAATCTGCTGGCAAAGACGGCGGACCTAAGGTTGAAGTTGTAGGCAAGCCTGCAGATGCAGCACCTGCTACTGAAGCACCTGCCACTGAAGCACCTGCTGCTGAAGCCAAGCCTGAAGCACAAGCATAA
- a CDS encoding ABC transporter ATP-binding protein produces the protein MSNALVTDGLSKRYGSVQALDGLSLKVPEGAVFGLLGPNGAGKSTTFGILCGWLRPSGGQVRVLGHAPSELYKLRGQVTVLPQDAALPSKLSLRKTLKHMGALMGMGPLECGREADRVLEAVGLKDAAKQRGHELSHGMTKRAGLAQAILGEPKLLLLDEPTAGLDPHNARIVKDLIASQSPKATVLVSSHNLADIQEICTHGAILDHGKTQALGTIASLTRSSAEITIEFEKGANIPMDSLSSHFGNDNLSLSGEMLTIYFAQERKPSRIIHEAMGILIERECPVVGIQRGTSLETAFLSLTK, from the coding sequence ATGAGCAACGCACTTGTAACCGATGGTCTTTCGAAACGTTACGGCAGTGTTCAAGCACTCGACGGTTTAAGCCTCAAAGTCCCTGAAGGAGCTGTATTTGGTCTCCTCGGTCCAAACGGCGCAGGTAAAAGCACAACCTTCGGAATCTTATGTGGATGGCTAAGACCAAGCGGAGGGCAGGTCCGTGTACTTGGCCATGCCCCTTCTGAGCTTTACAAATTAAGAGGTCAGGTGACCGTTCTACCTCAAGACGCCGCCCTACCATCCAAGCTCTCGCTTCGTAAAACGCTCAAACACATGGGCGCGTTGATGGGCATGGGACCCTTGGAGTGTGGACGAGAAGCTGACCGTGTGCTGGAAGCTGTGGGTTTGAAAGATGCCGCTAAACAACGCGGCCACGAACTATCCCACGGTATGACCAAGCGCGCAGGCCTTGCCCAAGCGATTCTTGGAGAGCCCAAGCTTCTCTTGCTCGACGAACCCACTGCAGGGCTAGATCCTCATAACGCGCGTATTGTTAAAGATCTGATTGCCTCCCAAAGTCCCAAAGCAACCGTCCTTGTTTCCAGCCACAACCTAGCCGACATCCAGGAAATCTGTACCCATGGTGCGATTTTGGACCACGGTAAAACACAAGCACTGGGAACCATTGCAAGCCTTACAAGAAGCAGTGCTGAGATTACGATTGAGTTTGAAAAAGGCGCCAACATCCCCATGGATTCCTTGTCGTCTCATTTTGGGAATGACAACTTGTCACTATCAGGCGAGATGCTCACCATCTATTTCGCCCAAGAACGTAAACCCTCGCGCATCATTCACGAAGCTATGGGTATTCTCATTGAGCGTGAATGTCCGGTCGTTGGAATTCAACGTGGAACCAGCCTGGAAACAGCGTTCTTAAGCCTTACAAAATAA
- a CDS encoding ABC transporter permease subunit, with protein MIRNILEIVIYELQAAVATRRALMVIGLYLASGIIGSLVYVGALNQIEEKAIEGFIAQGASAADAVSAISVLEDQAYEGIISFFVGVPKEDLNPVLIDSPILPVFLWASLIFLPLLILMTSFDHVVSDLHNRSICYQLLRVSRREILFGKTIAQMLLFGSVTLVNASVLIVLGMTMLDSIDVAATLPGLALSWALLIPVGFCYLSITTFSSTFAKQPFGALVMIIFILFALKILGALKHWDDMSFMQYFSPSHYDTGLWLVSGPDMFLSIVAYIGFGAFFLFLADRKLAGRDL; from the coding sequence GTGATTCGCAATATTCTCGAAATCGTTATTTACGAACTCCAAGCCGCTGTGGCCACCCGAAGAGCCTTGATGGTCATCGGACTCTATCTTGCCAGTGGTATCATCGGCAGCCTTGTTTATGTTGGCGCTTTGAATCAGATCGAAGAAAAAGCCATTGAGGGATTCATTGCTCAAGGTGCAAGTGCAGCAGATGCAGTGAGTGCAATCTCGGTTTTAGAAGACCAAGCTTATGAAGGTATCATTTCTTTTTTCGTAGGAGTCCCCAAAGAAGACCTCAACCCGGTCCTTATTGATTCTCCGATTCTGCCTGTTTTCCTTTGGGCGTCGCTTATCTTTCTCCCCCTCCTGATACTGATGACGAGCTTTGATCACGTAGTGAGTGATTTACATAACCGATCCATATGCTACCAGCTCCTGAGGGTCAGCCGTCGAGAAATTTTGTTTGGCAAAACCATTGCTCAAATGCTTCTTTTTGGTTCCGTCACTTTAGTCAATGCTAGCGTTCTCATTGTACTGGGAATGACCATGCTAGACTCCATCGACGTTGCAGCAACTCTCCCCGGCCTCGCCCTATCTTGGGCACTCTTAATCCCGGTTGGGTTTTGCTATCTCTCCATCACGACTTTCTCGTCAACCTTCGCCAAGCAGCCTTTCGGAGCCTTGGTCATGATCATCTTCATATTGTTTGCCCTTAAAATCTTGGGAGCGCTTAAGCACTGGGATGATATGAGCTTCATGCAGTACTTTAGTCCGTCTCATTACGATACTGGTTTATGGCTTGTCTCAGGACCAGACATGTTCCTCAGTATTGTGGCCTACATCGGGTTCGGAGCCTTTTTTCTCTTTCTTGCCGACCGCAAGCTTGCAGGGAGAGACCTATGA
- the thrC gene encoding threonine synthase, translating into MSDPKAHFSCIECNTEHSLRDSVYSCSKCGNLLEVRQDSSIFTARSPEEWKTLFDGRLAGRPGYHGSGVWRFREWILPDLPEEDIVSLGEGASPLTTAPRLSEELGVELLTKQCGHTLSGSFKDLGMTVLVSQVNHLRKTGRDIPAVACASTGDTSAALAAYGAAAGIRTLVLLPSGKISAAQLIQPLAHGARVIAIETDFDGCMEHVQKLCVEQGVYLANSKNSLRIEGQKTVALEICQGLGWKIPDWVVIPGGNLGNVSALTRGFENLKSAGIIDKLPKVLVAQAEKANPLFHSFQKEFAPLEPIQAQATQASAIRIGNPVSFPKAITALKACNGRVASVAEQELTQAARIADERGLYLCPHTAVAVAGLQQGLSEGYIEKGAQVVVVSTAHGLKFTEFKTASATDTVPEANLGSKRTPLEVASVYSDVVEAALGA; encoded by the coding sequence ATGTCTGACCCAAAAGCTCATTTTTCCTGTATTGAATGCAACACCGAACACAGTCTGCGAGATTCTGTCTACAGCTGCTCTAAGTGTGGAAATTTATTGGAAGTTCGCCAAGATTCTTCCATTTTCACAGCGCGAAGCCCCGAAGAATGGAAAACACTCTTCGATGGCCGCCTTGCAGGGCGCCCTGGCTATCATGGTTCAGGCGTCTGGAGATTTCGAGAATGGATCCTGCCCGATCTCCCTGAAGAAGACATCGTCTCTCTGGGCGAGGGAGCAAGCCCGCTCACAACAGCACCTCGTCTCAGTGAAGAGCTCGGTGTTGAGCTGCTGACTAAACAATGTGGGCATACACTTTCAGGTTCATTCAAAGACCTCGGCATGACCGTTTTGGTCTCCCAGGTAAATCACCTTCGAAAAACCGGGCGCGATATACCGGCGGTCGCCTGCGCCTCCACTGGAGATACTTCTGCAGCTTTGGCAGCCTACGGAGCCGCCGCGGGAATCCGTACGCTGGTTTTATTGCCATCAGGCAAGATTAGCGCCGCCCAGTTGATTCAGCCGCTGGCCCATGGTGCCCGTGTCATCGCCATTGAGACCGACTTCGATGGTTGCATGGAGCACGTTCAAAAACTTTGTGTTGAACAAGGCGTATACCTTGCCAACTCGAAAAACAGCTTACGCATCGAGGGGCAGAAAACAGTCGCTTTAGAAATCTGCCAAGGGCTTGGTTGGAAAATACCTGACTGGGTTGTGATTCCTGGTGGTAACCTCGGAAACGTCTCGGCCTTAACCCGCGGCTTTGAAAACCTCAAAAGCGCTGGCATCATCGATAAGCTACCCAAGGTTCTTGTTGCTCAAGCGGAAAAAGCCAACCCACTTTTTCACAGCTTTCAAAAAGAGTTTGCCCCACTTGAACCCATTCAAGCGCAGGCCACTCAGGCATCAGCGATTCGCATCGGTAACCCCGTATCGTTTCCCAAGGCGATCACGGCGCTCAAAGCATGCAACGGCCGAGTCGCATCTGTTGCAGAGCAAGAGCTCACACAAGCTGCGCGTATCGCTGACGAGCGCGGCCTTTATTTATGCCCGCATACCGCAGTCGCTGTGGCCGGCCTTCAGCAAGGTTTAAGCGAAGGCTACATCGAAAAAGGCGCCCAGGTCGTGGTGGTCTCCACCGCCCACGGGCTCAAATTCACGGAATTCAAAACCGCCTCCGCAACCGATACGGTTCCTGAAGCAAACCTTGGCTCAAAGCGGACACCGCTTGAAGTTGCCAGCGTCTATTCAGACGTAGTGGAAGCGGCACTCGGCGCATAA
- a CDS encoding iron-sulfur cluster assembly accessory protein, which yields MPVQITEKAAEMVKSAMAQEELIDHGLRVGVTGGGCSGLQYLLDFAETPREIDYSQMQHGVEVFIDPFSAAHLSGTIIDYVDSLTGAGFKFENPNIVRSCGCGSSFQT from the coding sequence ATGCCGGTGCAAATCACTGAAAAAGCAGCTGAAATGGTCAAAAGTGCGATGGCTCAAGAAGAACTTATCGACCATGGCCTTCGGGTTGGTGTGACCGGTGGTGGCTGCTCAGGACTTCAGTATCTCCTGGATTTTGCTGAAACCCCTCGTGAAATCGACTATTCGCAGATGCAGCATGGCGTTGAAGTCTTCATCGATCCCTTCAGTGCAGCTCACTTGAGCGGAACGATCATCGATTACGTTGACTCACTCACGGGCGCTGGATTTAAGTTTGAGAATCCAAACATTGTGCGCTCTTGCGGTTGCGGCAGTTCTTTTCAGACTTGA